GGGACAAGCCCTACACCAAGGTGCCCAACGTCTGGTTCCACGATCTGCTGCGCCCGGACGGGCGGCCCTACCGGGACAGCGAGTACGCGACGCTGCGCAAGCTGACCTCGCGGGTGTAGGGACGACGTTTGGCCGTCGCTGATCCTGGCGATCCAACCGGCCATGGATCAAGCAGACGGCGGTCGGCCGATACCGGAGGATGCTCGACAGGCGACCGAGCAGCAGGAAGAACTCCAGGACGAGTTCGACCGCCGGGGTGAGGATCCCGAGGCGCCGGGACAGCACGAGAGCCGCGAGCAGATCGCCGACGAGACGTGATCGCCTAGTACGACTTGCCCTCGGCGTACCGCTGCCTGCGGAAGTGGCGTCCTCTACCGCGGTTGCGGCTCTTGTACGTGGGAAGTTGTGAGTCGCAGTTCGGGCACACCAGGCGTAGGTTCTCCCGCCGGTTGTTCGTCGGGTCCCCGTCGATGTGGTCGAGCACCAGGGTCAACGGCAGGCCCTGCCACGTCGTGGCGCCCCCGCAGATCGCGCACTGCCCGTCCTGCGCGGCGGCGAGATACTGGCGGATGTAATTGCCTTGCTCGCCGCGAACCCGGGCCTCCCCGGACTCGAGCCAGCGCTTCGTCATGACAGCTCTTCGCACCGCGGCCTGACACGCATTACCGCAGTAGACCTTCTGGCTGCGCTTCGAAAGCGGCGCACCGCAGGCCATGCACACCCTCATAGGAGCAAATTACGGCTGGGCACCGACAGCCCGGTGCTCTGGAGCCCCCTGTCAGGTTCGAACTGACGACCTACGCTTTACAAGAGCGTTGCTCTACCACTGAGCTAAGGAGGCAGGTGGAACGCGCCTAGCTTAACGGGTCATTCGTCGGCGTCGACAATTCGCTGCGACACGACGGGTGTGGGTGTGGTGGAGCGCCGGCCGTAGCGGCGCGGGAGCGGGATGCGGTCGGCGATGTTGGACAGCGGATTGACCACCTGGCTGAGCGTGATGACCGCGTCGTGCAGCGCGTCGATGGTCGGCGCGAGCGCTTCGAGTCCCGGCGCGAGACGGTTGAGCGTGTCGGCGACGTCGGCGAGTTTGAGCAGCGGGCCGTCGGGATCGGTCAGGGTGTCGAGCAGGCCGCCCTCGGCGAGGAGGCGGTCGGCGACGCCGTCCTCGCGCAGCACACGCTCGACGAGGCCGTCGTGCGCGAGCAGTTGATCGGCGAGTCCACCAGGGGCGATGACGCGCGACAGCGCGCCGTCCTCGGTCGTGAGGCGGTCCAGCAGCCCGCCCTCCATGGTGATCTGGTCGACGAGCCCGCCCGGTGCCACGGCACGGGTGACGGGACCGTTCTCCGCCGTCAGCCGGTCGAGCAGACCACCCTCGGCAGTCAGCTGGTCGACCAGCCCACCAGGACGCAGCAACCGGTTGACCGGGCCGTCCGGCGCGAGCGCTCGGCCCAGGGGCGCGTCGTCGTCCATGAGCCGCGCCAGGCGGTTCGCCCGCTCAACGGCGTCGTCGAGGCCGAGCATCTGTGCCAGCGAAGACCTGCTGGTCAGCGGGGTCGCATCGGTCACCGTCCGCTGGACCGCGCTGAGTGTTTCCCCGGCGATGCCGAGGCCCGCGTCGGCGATGGCGATGCCGATGCGAACCGGGGCAGTGGCAACCTGGACGAGGGTCTTGCCGAGGTTCATGGCAGCCAGTCTAGGGCGGTGTCACACATGGTTTCGGGGGCTTTCGGTCGGGGTACTTCGCCCACATTCACAGGAAGCACACAGGTAGCGTGCAGGAATAGTCCAACCGTTAGCGACAACATTGGGTAATGGCCATGCCCGCTCTTCCCGAAAACGTGCCAGAAGCTCGCGTCCTCGTGGTGGACGACGAGGCGAACATCGTCGAGTTGCTCTCGGTGAGCCTCAAGTTCCAGGGCTTCGAGGTGCACACCGCGTCGAACGGCGCGGCCGCGCTCGACAAAGCCCGTGAGGTGCGGCCCGACGCGGTGATCCTCGACGTCATGATGCCCGGTATGGACGGCTTCGGGCTGTTGCGCCGCCTGCGCGCCGACGGCATCGACGCACCCGCCCTGTTCCTCACCGCGCGCGACAGCCTGCAGGACAAGATCGCAGGTTTGACCCTCGGCGGCGACGACTATGTGACCAAGCCGTTCAGCCTCGAAGAGGTCGTGGCCCGGCTGCGGGTGATCCTGCGTCGCTCCGGCCGCGGCGTCGAAGAGACCCGCAACGCCCGGCTCACGTTCGCCGACATCGAGCTCGACGAGGACACCCACGAGGTGTGGAAGGCAGGCGAGCCGGTCTCGCTGTCGCCGACGGAGTTCACGCTGCTGCGCTACTTCATCATCAATGCGGGCACGGTGTTGTCGAAGCCGAAGATCCTCGACCACGTGTGGCGCTACGACTTCGGCGGCGACGTCAACGTCGTCGAGTCCTACGTGTCCTACCTGCGCCGCAAGATCGACACCGGTGAGAAGCGGCTTCTGCACACGCTGCGCGGCGTCGGCTACGTTTTGCGCGAGCCACGCTGACACCGCGCCACGTGGCGGCATACTTCATAGGTGTTTGACCGGGTGAACCGTGGTCGACGCGGGGTCCCCCTACGCGTGGGGTTGGTGGCCGCCGCGCTGGTGCTGGTGGCGTGCGGTCTGCTGGCGTCGGGCATCGCGGTCACGTCGATCATGCGGCACACCGAGGTCAGCCGCATCGATCAGACCCTCCTCGACGCGTCCCGTAGCTGGGCGCAGGCGCCGCGGCGCGCACCCACCACCCCGCTCGAAGGGCCCAACCCGGCCCGGCCGCCGTCGAACTTCTATGTGCGCGGTGTCGATGAGGACGGCCGTACCTGGATCGCGGTGAACGACCGTGAAGCCGAGCCGGCGCTGCCCGAGGACAACGACGTCGGCCCCGTGCCGGTGACCGTCGGCTCGATCGACAAGTCGAACGTCGAGTGGCGGGCCATGACGGTGCGCGGCCCCAACGGTGAATTGACCACCGTCGCAATCGATCTGTCCGAGGTGCAGTCGTCGGTGCGGGCGCTGGTGTGGTCGCAGGTCGGCATCGGCGCGGCGGTGCTGCTGGTGCTCGGTGTCGTCGGTTACGTCGTCGTCCACCGCAGCCTGCGTCCGCTCGTCGAGGTCGAGCGCACGGCCGCGGCGATCGCCGCGGGGCAGCTGGATCGTCGTGTGCCGGAACGGGATCCACGCACCGAGGTCGGACGGTTGTCCTCGGCGCTCAACGGCATGCTCGCGCAGATCCAGCGCGCGGTGGCGGCGTCGGAGGCCTCGGCCGAGCAGGCCCGGTCGTCGGAGGACCGCATGCGGCGCTTCATCACCGATGCCAGCCACGAACTGCGCACGCCGTTGACGACGATCCGCGGATTCGCCGAGTTGTACCGGCAGGGCGCGGCGCGCGACATCGAGATGCTGATGGGGCGCATCGAGAGCGAATCCCGCCGCATGGGCCTGCTCGTCGAGGACCTGCTGCTGCTCGCGCGCCTCGACGCGCAACGGCCGCTGGAACGGCGTCGCGTCGATCTGCTGGCCCTGGCGACCGACGCCGTGCACGACGCGCAGTCGATTGCGCCGAAACGCAAGGTGACCATGGAGGTTTTCGACGGCCCCGGCACCCCCGAGGTGCTCGGCGACGAGGCGCGCCTGCGTCAGGTGATCGGCAACCTCGTGGCCAACGCCGTGCAGCACACGCCGGAGACCGCGGGCATCACGGTGCGCGTCGGCACCGACGGGGACAGCGCCGTGCTCGAGGTGTGCGACGAGGGTCCCGGCATGAGCCAGGAGGACGCGCGCCGCGTGTTCGAGCGGTTCTACCGTGCGGATTCGTCGCGCACCCGCGCCAGCGGCGGCACGGGGCTGGGACTTTCCATCGTGGACTCACTGGTGTACGCGCACGGCGGAACGGTGAAGGTGACGACGGCGCTCGGGAAGGGCTCCCGGTTCACCGTCAGCTTGCCGCGGATCGCAGATCTGCCAGCGCGGATTTGATCTTCGCCTGCGCCTCGTCGAGGGATTCCGGCGACGGGTTGCGGTCGACGTTGGCGAAGCCGAAGTCCGACAGGTTGCGTGCGGGGAAGACGTGGACGTGCAGGTGCGGCACTTCGAGGCCGGCGATGATCAGACCCGATCGCTCGGTGTCGAAGGCCCGGCAGACCGCCTTGCCGATCAGCTGTGAGACCTCCATGACCCGGTTGAACACCGCGGGTTCGATGTCCTGCCAGTTGTCGAGCTCGGCGCGCGGCACGACGAGCGTGTGGCCCTGCGTCATGGGCTCGATGGTCAGGAACGCCACGATGTCGTCGTCTTCATAGACGAATCGGCCGGGCAGTTCTCCGTTGATGATCTTCGTGAAGACGGTCGCCATGGACATGAGCATAGTGAGGCCGGTGAGACGACCATCTCGTTGCGGGCGAGCCGATCGGGGAGTTGGATAGAGGGGCTTATTAGATGGCGAAGGAGATGACGGGCTCGTGGCCGACGCGGTCAGGCGGGACGTGGACGGTGAGGAACCGGCCGCCCCGAACGAACGGGATGACCGCTTCGAGTGGCTGGACCTCGATGTCCCCGCTTCGTGCTGGTGGGAGGTCGCCGACCATCCCGAGCTCATCCGCCGCGGCGTCGACGGCTGGGTGTTCTTCTCCTGCACGGACTCGCCCGAGGGTGACGATCGCGTCGTGCTGACGTACTACCGCCCGTTCAAGGTGCCGGTGTGGCACGGCGCGCGCCCGGTGCGACGGGGCCGACGTCACGAGCGCGGGGTGTGCGCTACCCGCCGCTGATCATCTGGTGCAGTTCGGCCCCGGTCCACGGCGGCGACGCGTGATGGTCGCGGAAGCCGAGGAAATCCGGTGTGGGCCGGGAGAATTCGCCGACGAAACCGCCCGCGGCGATGAAGATGCGGCCGGTCACGTCGCGGGCGGCGTCGCTGACCAGATACGCGTAGGTGGCCGCGGCGTACTCGGGCCCGGCGACATCCAGCGCGCCGTGGGCGCTGACGTCGTCGAGCAGGCCGCGTCGGTTGAGATCGGCGATGTGCCGCTCGTACTCCGGGCCGGTGGACAGCCGGGTCCTGGCGCCCGGGCACACCACGTTGGCCCGCACCCGATGCTCGCGGAGTTCGGCGGCGATGGCCATGGTGAGCGCGTTGACGCCGCCCTTGCCCGCGGGATAGCCGGTGCCGCCGTAGTCGCCGAGGCAGGCGAACGAACTGGTGTTGACGATGGCCCCGCCGCCCTGCGCGACCATCCTTGGGGCGGCAACCCGGCACGTCTCGAACACCGTGCCCAGGTGTGCGTCGAGCAGTTCGTGGAATTCGGCACTGGTCACATTCAGGATCGACGACCCGTGCGGTTCGGCCGTACCCGCGCAGTTCACCAGGATGTCGATGCGGCCGAACTCGGCGACACACGTGCCGACGAGCGCGTCGGCGACGTCGGAGTCAGCGGGCGAACCCGCATGTGCCACACCGGAAATCTGCTTGGCCGCCGCCTCGGCGGCATCGGCGTCGCGGCCGTTGACCACGACGCCTGCGCCCTGCGCGGAAAGGAGTTCGGCGACTGCGAACCCGATCCCGCGGCTGCCGCCGACGACGACCGCACCGCGGCCGGCCAGCGGACCGCTAATCGGCTTGGCCTTCCTGGCCGTCCTCCTGACCGAACTTCATGGCGTCCATGTTCCAGTAGCCCCGCAGGTTGGTGATCAGGCCGGCGTCGTCGACCCGGTAGGTGAACACGCCGCGCACGGTCGCGGTGAAGCCGTTGGGAAACCTGGTGTGCAGCACCAGGATGTAGGCGATCTCGGTCGGCGAGCTGGACGGGAACGTCTCCTCGCAGGTGACCGTCAGCTGGTTGGGTCCGATGTTCGTGTCGTAGAACGCCGCCACGGCCTCCTTGCCGCGCACACCGGTGCCGTCGGGGTTGGTGACGGCCTGCCCGATCGGGTCCTCGATGACGACGTCGTCGGCCATGAGGGCCAGCCAGCCCTCGCGGTCACCGGATTGCACGCAGCGCCACGACGCGCGTGACGCGGTCACCACGGGTGATTCGGTCGCTTCGGTGGTCTTGGTGGTCTGGGTCGCTTCGGTCATGCGAACTCCTCGGTTCCTGAGCCGGTTTCGACGAGAGATCGTCAGCGGTCGGCGTCGGTGTAGCGGATGACACCGCGGATGTTGCGGCCCTCGAGCATGTCCTTGTAGCCGTCGTTGATCTGTTCCAGCTTGTACTGGCGCGTGACCATGTCGTCGAGGTTGAGCTTGCCCGCCTTGTACATGCTCAGCAGCTGCGGGATGTCGTGGTGCGGGTTGCCGCCACCGAAGATGGTGCCCTGCAGGTTCTTCTGCAGCAGGGTCAGCATCGCCAGGTTGATGTTGGCGTTGGTGTCGAGCATGCTGCCGACCGCGGTCACCACGCACGTGCCGCCCTTGCTGGTCACATTGAGGTAGTTGTCGATGTCCTCGCCGTGCAGCTCGCCGACGGTCACGATGACCTTCTTGGCCATACCGCCCGCGGTGACCTCGGCGATGCCCGCCATGGCCGCGAAGACGTCCGGGTAGACGTGGGTCGCACCGAACTTCAGCGCCTGATCGCGCTTCCACTCGACCGGGTCGATCGCGAAGATGTAGCGCGCACCGGCGTTGACCGCACCCTGCAGCGCACCCATGCCGACACCGCCGATGCCGAAGATCGCCACGTCGTCACCGGGCCGGATGTCACCGCTGCGCACGGCCGAGCCGTATCCCGTGGTGACACCGCAGCCGACGAGGCAGGCCACCTCGAACGGAATCGACTTGTCGATCTTCACCACCGAGCTCTTGTGCACGACCATGTACGGCGAGAACGTGCCGAGCAGGGTCATCGGGAACACCGGCTTGCCCTGCGCGTGGATGCGGTGGGTGCCGTCGGCGACGGCGGTTCCCCCGAGCAGGCCCGCGCCCAGATCGCAGAGGTTGCGCAGACCGGCCTGGCACGACGGGCATGAACCGCAGGACGGGATGAACGACAGCACCACGTGATCGCCGGGCTCGATGCCCTCGACGCCGGGGCCCACCTCGGTGACGATGCCCGCGCCCTCGTGGCCGCCGAGAACGGGGAAGCCCGCCATCGGGATGCCGCCGGTCACCAGGTGATGGTCGGAGTGGCACATCCCGGACGCTTCCATCTGGATCTTGACCTCGTCCTTGACGGGGTCACCGATCTCGATCTCCTCGATCGACCACGGCTGGTTGAACTCCCAGATGAGAGCACCTTTTGTCTTCATGAAGCCCCTGCTTTCGAACGAAGTGGTCGGGTTGGCATCGAAGATAGACTAGTTACCTGGGTCACAATAGCCTCAACCGGGTGGTCGGTCGGGAGCCTCACCAGATCGGCACCGGGCTGGTCCCGATCGGGTAGTAACCCGGCAGTTTCTCGCCGGCCAGCGACCGCTCGATGCGCTTCTGCATGGTCGGGGTCAGGTCGCCGGATTCGATCAGCTTTGCGTAGCCCTTCGCCACGTGTCCGAAGTCGAAGAAGTCCCGCTGCCATTCGATGAGCGGTGAACCGTCATCTCCGACAGCGGCGAGCCGGAACCAGCTGCCCCCGATGCCGTAGATCTCGTCGGTGGTGCCGTCGCTTCTGTTGACGATCTGCTTCCAGAAGCCGACGACCTCGCCCTGCTTCTCGTCGATCAGCACCTTCTGGTACTCGTAGACCCAGTTCTCCAGGCCCTCCATCTCCAGACCCAGTGCCACATCACGGATCTCGTCACGGCCGATGCACATGACGTCTTCCTTGGGGCCGATGTTCCAGCCGTACGTGGCGTCCTCGGTGTAGAAGTCCGCCAACGGCTTCCAGTCGCCGGCCGTCTCGGCGTCCCGGTTGGCCGTCAACCAGCGGTCGACCCAGTCTTCCAGCTGTTCACGTCGAAAAGATGAGGTCATTGTTCGGCTTTCTCTGTGATGGACAGTGCTCGGGTGGGGCACATCTCGACGGCCATCTCGACGGCATCGCGAAGCTCGTCGGGTGGTTCGGGATCGAGGATCTCGACGATCCCCCGCTTGGGGACGCGGAACACGTCGGGGGCCTCCAACTCGCACATGGCATGGCCCTGACACAGGTCCTCGTCGAGCTCGATGCGGTAGCAACCCATGGGGTCAGTCCTCTTCGGTTCCCCGGTCGCTGCGCTCTCGCCCGCGAGCGGGAGGTGTCCCCGGCCTGCCGGTGACCCGCCTGCGGTAACGCACCTTGGCCGGACGGGCCAGCTGGACGACCATCTTCGAATGGTCGTTGCGGTAGCTCTGCGGCGGCTGCGCCATCTCGAATTCGTAGTCGCGCAGCAGGACCGAGAAGATCGCCTTGATCTGCATCTGCGCGAACGCCGCGCCGACGCACCGGTGCTTGCCCGCACCGAACGGGATCCACGTCCAGCGGTTGATCAGATCTTCCTGACGCGGTTTGTTGTAGCGGTCGGGGTCGAAGGCGTCCGGGTCGGGGAAGTCCTCCGGGATCCGGTTGGAGATCGCCGGTGATGCCGCGACCATCTGGCCCTTGTGGATCGGGTGTCCGGCGACCTCGAACTCGTCCTGTGCCACGCGCATCAGGATGATCAGCGGCGGGTGCAGCCGCAGCGTCTCCTTGAGTGCGTTGTCCAAATTCGGGATCTGGCGCAGCGCATGGAAACTCACCTCCTGACCGTCGGCGTACAGATCGTCGAGTTCGGCCTGCACCTTCGCGTAGAACTCCGGGTGGCGCAGCAGTTCGATCAGCGTCCACGACGCCGTGCCCGAGCTGGTGTGGTGCCCGGCGAACATCAGCGAGATGAACATGCCGGTGACCTCGTCGGCCGAGAATCGCGGATTGCCGTCCTCGTCCTTGATCGACACCAGAACGTCGAGCAGGTCGCGGTCGCGCTTGTCCGTGGGCGGGTTGGCGATTCGTCCGTTCATGACCTCCTGGACCAGCTCGACGAGACTGGCCCGCGCCTGGTCACGGATGCGGAAGCTCTCGATCGGCAGGTACGGGTCGACGTAACACAGCGGGTCGGTGCCGCGCTCGAGCAGGTGGTAGTAGTTCGCGAAGCGCGAGTCGAGCTGGTTGCGGAACTTCAGCCCGATCAGGCACGCCGTCGACGTGTAGATCGTGAGCTCGGCGAAGAACTCGAGCAGGTCGATCTCACCTTCGTCGCCCCAGTTCTCGACCATCCGCCTGACCTCGTTCTCGATGGTCGCGGCATGGCCCTTCATCTGTTCACCGCGAAGTGCGGTGTTGTGCAGCATCTCCGCGCGCCGCTCCGGGTCGGCGTCGAACACGACACCCTCGCCGAAGATCGGCGTCATGAACGGGTAGGCCTCGGCCTGGTTGAGTTCGCTGTCGGTGGAGCGGAAGAAGAATTCGTTGGCCTCCGCGCCGGACAGCAGAACCACCTGCTTGTCGGCGAGCTGGAACCAGCCGACGTCACCGCATTCGGAGCGGACGCGCTCCATGAGACCGATCGGATCGGTGCGGAATTCCTCGAGGTGGCCGTGCTCTTCCTCGCCACCCGAAACCCGCGGTACCTCTTTGAGCGTGGTCACTTCTTCGGCATCCCTTCTTCACCGAGGGCGAGTCTCTGACGGTCCTTGACTTCGGCCAGCGGCGCCTCCGGCTGGATCTCCAGGTTCGCGATGAACCCGCCGCGCGGCGTCTCGGCGACGAACGTGATGGCCCTGGCCAGATCGGCGGCCCGCAGGAAGTAGTCGTGGCGGGCCTGACCCCATTTGGCCCAATCCTCAAGCGCCGGGCCGATCTTCTCGGCCGGCAGGCTCCACCCCATGGACGTGCGCGTTGGGCCGGGATGCACGATCGACGCGCGCACGCCGGTGCCCTCGAGTTCCATCTGCAGGTTGTTCACCATCGCCAGCAGCCCGGCTTTCGCGGCCCCGTAGGCGCCCATGTGCGGACGCTGACGAAGCGACACGTCGGACCCGACGAAGATGACGTCACCGCGCCGACGCTCGACCATGCCGGGCAGCACCGCGGTGGCCAACCGGTTCGCGCCGATCAGATGGATCTGGACCTGATGCTCGAACTCCTCGGTGCTGATCTCGTGCAGGCGCCCGAAATCGGTGTCACCGGCCCCGGCCACCAGCAGTTCGATGTCGCCGAGCGCCTCGGTGGCCGCGTGCACGAACGATTTCACCGAGTCCGCGTCGGTCACGTCGAGCGGCAGCGCGACGGCCTCACCGCCGTCCGACGTGATCCTGTCGACGAGTTCCTGGCACTTCTCGACCCGCCGGGCACCGAGCGCGACCGGGAACCCGTGCGCCGCCAGCTCGATCGCCGTTGCGGCGCCGATCCCGGACGAGGCGCCTGCCACGATCGCGGGCCGGCGGTCAGGATGGGGTTCAAAGCGGGCCATCTAGCGTTTCTCCACTGTGATCGGAAGGTGGGCGAATCCGCGGACACTGCTGGAATGCACCCGTACGGCCGCGGATTCGTCCACTTCGTATCCGCGGATTCGCTTGAACAACTCGGTGAGCGCGACCCTGGCCTCCATGCGGGCCAGGTGCGCGCCGAGACAGAAATGGGCACCGCTGCCGAAACTCACGAGCTTGGAACCGATGTCGCGGCCGATGCGGTATTCGTCGGGGTTGTCGAATGCCCGCTCGTCCCGGTTCGCCGAACCGGCGAGCAGCACCAACACGTCACCAGCGGGCACGGTGGTGTCGTAGAACGTGAGATCATCCACGACCGCGCGCGCCAGGATCTGGCTGGAGGTGTCGTAACGCAGAGTCTCCTCGACCCACAGCGGGATGCGATCGTGGTCGTCGAACACCGGCGCCAGCTGGTCGGGGTTCTTGAACCCCCAGTAGGCCGCGTTGGCAAGCAGTTTGGTGGTGGTCTCGTTCCCGGCGACGACCATGAGGAACAGGAACGCCATGATCTCGTCGTCGGTGAGTTTGTCGCCGTCGATCTCGGCCTCGACCAGAGCCGAGGTCAGATCGTCGCTGACGTTGCGGCGCCGGGAAGAGACCATGTCCGCGTAGTAGACCAGCAGTTCGCCGGAGGCCGCGATCGCCGATTCGGGTACGTCGGCCACGCCGTCCTCGCGGTGCATGACCCCGTCGGCGAGTGCGCGGATGCGCACGCGGTCCTCCACCGGGACGCCCATGAGTTCGGAGATCACGTCCATCGGCAGCTTGCCCGCGAAGTCGTCGACGAAGTCGAAACGGTCCGACTGCAGGGCGGTTTCGAGGTGCTGTACGGCGATCTCGGTGACCCGCGCCTCCAGTTCGCGGATGCGTCGCGGTGTGAATCCCTTCGACACGAGCGTGCGCAGCCGAAGGTGGGCCGGATCATCGAGCGCCAGGAACGACATGACGCGATGTGCCTCGTCGTTGCGCGACACCGGATCCAGTGACACCCCGTGCTTGTTGGACAGCGCCGTGCTGTTGCGGAAACCCTTGAGCACATCCTCGTGCCGCGACAACGCCCAGAAGTTCAGCGCGTCGTTGCGGTACAGCGGGGCCTCGTCGCGCAGTCGCTTGTAATACGGATACGGATCCTCGTGGAAGTCGTAATCGTATGGATCGAGTATCGGGTCGACGGTTCGCAAGCTCATCGGTCCTCTCCCAGGACGAGCCCGACCACGTACGTGAGGCGGTCGGCGATCTGGTGGTAGGTGAAGGCGCCGCTGCCGGCATTGACCAGCGCGCCGAAGAACGTCATCTCCAGGGCCGACACGATCCGCGGGTCGGCGTCCGGGCCGACCGCGGATTTGATCCGCTTGTGGATCTCGCCGCCGATGCGGTCGCGCACGGCGCGTACCGCCGGGTCGCTGCCCCCGCCGAGCAGTGCGGTGGTGCACGCGGCCGCCACCTCGGGTTCGTCGGCGACGACGAGCGTCAATGCCCGCAACACCTTGTCGACCCGCGTGGTCATCGAGTCGTTGACATCGGTGAAGTACGGCACCTGGCGCACCAGGTCCAGATACACCTCGGCGATCAGGTGGTTCTTGGACGAGAAGTAGGTGTAGGCCGTGGCCGGGGCCACCTTGGCGCGCGCCGCCACGGCACGCACCGTGAGATCGGCGTACGACGATTCCCGCAGCATCTCGATCCCCGCGGTGAGCACCTTGCGAAAGGTCTCCTCCTGGCGGCGGTTGCGTGGTGTCTCGCCGCCGGACGGTGTGACTGCAGCCACTGCATCGCTGGACACATGTCCAACGTATCTGAGCATGGCTGCGTCGAGCAAGTGGCGCCGCGAAAACAGCAGCTGAAGGGCGGTTCTGATGGTCATGGCCGGATCGGAGGAGTTCCACCCTTGCGGCTACGCAACGGCTACGACTATCGTTCGGAACCAGACAGCCAGACAACTGTCCAGAATTGTGAAGTGGAGTTCAGCGATGCCGCTACTGGCCGATCGCCAGAGTCAACTGCTCATCGACGGCAAACTCGTCGCAGGCCGAGGCGGTGTGTTCGACACCGTCAACCCCGCCACCGAAGAGGTGCTCGGCGTGGCCGCCGACGCGACCGCCGAGGACATGGGCGACGCGATCGAGGCCGCTCGTCGCGCATTCGACGCCACCGACTGGTCGACGGACACCGAACTGCGGGTCCGGTGCCTGCGGCAACTACGGGACGCGTTACGCGAGAACGTCGAAGAGTTACGGGAGCTCACGATCGCCGAGGTCGGCGCGCCGCGCATGCTCACCTCCGGTGCCCAGCTTGAGGGGCCGATCGACGATCTCGCGTTCTCGGCCGACACCGCCGAGACCTACCGGTGGCGAACCGATCTCGGGCACGCCACCCCACAGGGCATCCCGACCGACCGGGTGCTCGCACGCGAGGCCGTCGGCGTCGTCGGCGCCATCACGCCGTGGAACTTCCCGCACCAGATCAACCTCGCCAAGGTCGGCCCGGCACTGGCGGCCGGCAACACGCTGGTCCTCAAACCGGCGCCCGACACGCCGTGGGCGGCGGCCGTGCTCGGCCAGATCATCGCCGAGCACACCGATTTCCCGCCCGGCGTCGTCAACATCGTCACCTCCAGTGACCACACGGTCGGGGCGCTGTTGTCGAAAGACCCTCGTGTCGACATGGTTTCGTTCACCGGCTCCACCGCGACGGGTCGCGCGGTGATGACCGACGCGGCGCTGACCATCAAGAAGGTGTTCCTGGAACTTGGCGGCAAGTCCGCGTTCCTGGTGCTCGACAACGCCGATCTGGCCGGGGCGTGTTCGATGGCGGCGTTCACCGTCGCGATGCACGCCGGGCAGGGCTGCGCGATAACGACCCGGCTGGTGGTGCCCCGCGCCCGTTACGACGAGGCTGTCGAGATCGCCGCGGGCACACTCGGTTCCATCAAGCCGGGCGATCCGAACAACAAGCGCACGGTCTGCGGGCCGCTGATCTCGGCGCGCCAACGTGACCGTGTGCAGTCCTATCTCGACCTGGCGATCCAGGAGGGTGGGCGGTTCGCGTGCGGCGGCGGACGACCCGACGATCTGGACAGGGGCTTCTACATCGAGCCGACCGTGATCGCCGGGCTGGACAACAACGCCCGCGTCGCACGTGAGGAGATCTTCGGCCCGGTGCTGACCGTGATCGCCCACGACGGCGACGACGACGCGGTGCGCATCGCCAACGATTCGCCGTACGGCCT
This genomic window from Mycolicibacterium goodii contains:
- a CDS encoding sensor histidine kinase — protein: MFDRVNRGRRGVPLRVGLVAAALVLVACGLLASGIAVTSIMRHTEVSRIDQTLLDASRSWAQAPRRAPTTPLEGPNPARPPSNFYVRGVDEDGRTWIAVNDREAEPALPEDNDVGPVPVTVGSIDKSNVEWRAMTVRGPNGELTTVAIDLSEVQSSVRALVWSQVGIGAAVLLVLGVVGYVVVHRSLRPLVEVERTAAAIAAGQLDRRVPERDPRTEVGRLSSALNGMLAQIQRAVAASEASAEQARSSEDRMRRFITDASHELRTPLTTIRGFAELYRQGAARDIEMLMGRIESESRRMGLLVEDLLLLARLDAQRPLERRRVDLLALATDAVHDAQSIAPKRKVTMEVFDGPGTPEVLGDEARLRQVIGNLVANAVQHTPETAGITVRVGTDGDSAVLEVCDEGPGMSQEDARRVFERFYRADSSRTRASGGTGLGLSIVDSLVYAHGGTVKVTTALGKGSRFTVSLPRIADLPARI
- a CDS encoding HNH endonuclease, with product MRVCMACGAPLSKRSQKVYCGNACQAAVRRAVMTKRWLESGEARVRGEQGNYIRQYLAAAQDGQCAICGGATTWQGLPLTLVLDHIDGDPTNNRRENLRLVCPNCDSQLPTYKSRNRGRGRHFRRQRYAEGKSY
- a CDS encoding ferredoxin is translated as MGCYRIELDEDLCQGHAMCELEAPDVFRVPKRGIVEILDPEPPDELRDAVEMAVEMCPTRALSITEKAEQ
- a CDS encoding NDMA-dependent alcohol dehydrogenase, which produces MKTKGALIWEFNQPWSIEEIEIGDPVKDEVKIQMEASGMCHSDHHLVTGGIPMAGFPVLGGHEGAGIVTEVGPGVEGIEPGDHVVLSFIPSCGSCPSCQAGLRNLCDLGAGLLGGTAVADGTHRIHAQGKPVFPMTLLGTFSPYMVVHKSSVVKIDKSIPFEVACLVGCGVTTGYGSAVRSGDIRPGDDVAIFGIGGVGMGALQGAVNAGARYIFAIDPVEWKRDQALKFGATHVYPDVFAAMAGIAEVTAGGMAKKVIVTVGELHGEDIDNYLNVTSKGGTCVVTAVGSMLDTNANINLAMLTLLQKNLQGTIFGGGNPHHDIPQLLSMYKAGKLNLDDMVTRQYKLEQINDGYKDMLEGRNIRGVIRYTDADR
- a CDS encoding response regulator transcription factor, producing MAMPALPENVPEARVLVVDDEANIVELLSVSLKFQGFEVHTASNGAAALDKAREVRPDAVILDVMMPGMDGFGLLRRLRADGIDAPALFLTARDSLQDKIAGLTLGGDDYVTKPFSLEEVVARLRVILRRSGRGVEETRNARLTFADIELDEDTHEVWKAGEPVSLSPTEFTLLRYFIINAGTVLSKPKILDHVWRYDFGGDVNVVESYVSYLRRKIDTGEKRLLHTLRGVGYVLREPR
- a CDS encoding HIT family protein, with product MATVFTKIINGELPGRFVYEDDDIVAFLTIEPMTQGHTLVVPRAELDNWQDIEPAVFNRVMEVSQLIGKAVCRAFDTERSGLIIAGLEVPHLHVHVFPARNLSDFGFANVDRNPSPESLDEAQAKIKSALADLRSAAS
- a CDS encoding SDR family NAD(P)-dependent oxidoreductase — protein: MGFAVAELLSAQGAGVVVNGRDADAAEAAAKQISGVAHAGSPADSDVADALVGTCVAEFGRIDILVNCAGTAEPHGSSILNVTSAEFHELLDAHLGTVFETCRVAAPRMVAQGGGAIVNTSSFACLGDYGGTGYPAGKGGVNALTMAIAAELREHRVRANVVCPGARTRLSTGPEYERHIADLNRRGLLDDVSAHGALDVAGPEYAAATYAYLVSDAARDVTGRIFIAAGGFVGEFSRPTPDFLGFRDHHASPPWTGAELHQMISGG
- a CDS encoding nuclear transport factor 2 family protein, with the translated sequence MTEATQTTKTTEATESPVVTASRASWRCVQSGDREGWLALMADDVVIEDPIGQAVTNPDGTGVRGKEAVAAFYDTNIGPNQLTVTCEETFPSSSPTEIAYILVLHTRFPNGFTATVRGVFTYRVDDAGLITNLRGYWNMDAMKFGQEDGQEGQAD